One window of Candidatus Nanosynbacter sp. HMT-352 genomic DNA carries:
- the secA gene encoding preprotein translocase subunit SecA, producing the protein MAITQQKALSKIFGDPQKKILKRLRKQVDVINGLNDKYEKMSDKELRAQTDELKKRLSKKSVTLDTILPDAFAVAREAAKRVIGERPYDVQLIGGMVLHEGNVAEMKTGEGKTLVATLPTYLNALEGKGVHVVTVNDYLAQRDAGWMGQVYDFLGLTTGVIINEASFVYDKDYDNEHHDDPRMRKLRPVSRKEAYAADITYGTNNEFGFDYLRDNMVNDVDLLRQRELNFAIVDEVDSILIDEARTPLIISAPAAENPDNYYTFAKIAAKLVPEDYVLDEKRRSVALTDEGVEKVQKLLGIKNLYTPDHVRSVYHMDQALRAQTLFKRDKDYVVTNDGEVIIVDEHTGRLMQGRRYNEGLHQAIEAKEGVPVLEESMTLATISFQNYFRLYNKLSGMTGTAFTEAEEFQQIYSLDVIQIPPNKPVIREDKEDLIFKTEKAKLKAVAEAIKDYHKQGRPVLVGSGSIEKNEQIAKYLEKEGIKFEILNAKNNEREAAIVAKAGEKGAITLATNIAGRGTDIKLGKGVKELGGLVVIGSERHESRRIDNQLRGRGGRQGDPGETQFYVSTEDDLMRIFQGERIASLMDRLGVDDDTPIRTRAVSKTLEAAQKRVEGYNFDTRKNVVQYDNVINRHRRVVYVMRRRILEGDNIKPEIERLLKAKVHELTTLPSKNNPKFVEDFSVIFPVDKEKIEKVGKEKKDRLRYEKALELAEEAYAEKEAEIGADDLRGVEREVYMAVLDTLWMQHLENMQHLREGIHWRSVGQRDPLVEYRSESQKLFESLQANLRDEVLATIFNIHKADATVRQSQDDEYDTELTRLAENAVERGVNEIGSGEENRDDDFSVKKGKTSAESNRAKNQARKKKKAQRQNRKKNRK; encoded by the coding sequence ATGGCAATTACACAACAAAAAGCGCTGAGTAAGATTTTTGGCGATCCACAGAAGAAGATTTTGAAACGATTGCGTAAGCAAGTTGATGTTATTAACGGTCTGAATGACAAATATGAAAAGATGTCCGACAAGGAGCTTCGGGCGCAAACTGACGAGCTGAAAAAGCGTTTGTCGAAGAAGAGTGTGACACTTGATACGATTTTGCCGGATGCGTTTGCCGTGGCTAGGGAAGCCGCTAAGCGTGTGATTGGCGAGCGTCCATATGATGTGCAGTTGATTGGTGGCATGGTTCTTCATGAGGGCAACGTTGCCGAGATGAAGACCGGTGAAGGTAAGACTCTTGTGGCGACATTGCCGACTTACTTGAATGCCTTGGAGGGCAAGGGTGTTCACGTGGTGACGGTTAACGACTATTTGGCGCAGCGCGACGCTGGTTGGATGGGTCAAGTATATGATTTCCTAGGTCTGACTACTGGTGTGATTATTAACGAAGCGTCATTTGTTTATGATAAAGATTACGACAATGAGCATCACGACGATCCTCGAATGCGAAAACTTCGTCCAGTTTCGCGTAAGGAAGCTTATGCTGCGGACATTACTTACGGAACTAACAACGAGTTTGGCTTTGACTATTTGCGCGACAACATGGTTAACGACGTTGATTTGCTCAGGCAGCGTGAATTGAACTTCGCAATCGTTGACGAGGTTGACTCAATTTTGATTGACGAAGCTCGTACGCCACTTATTATCTCTGCTCCAGCAGCTGAAAATCCTGACAATTATTATACGTTTGCTAAAATCGCCGCGAAGTTGGTTCCAGAAGATTACGTTTTGGACGAGAAGCGCCGAAGTGTTGCCTTGACTGACGAAGGTGTTGAAAAAGTTCAGAAATTGTTGGGAATAAAAAACTTGTACACACCAGATCACGTGCGCAGTGTTTATCACATGGATCAGGCTTTGCGCGCGCAGACGTTGTTCAAGCGCGACAAAGATTACGTCGTAACTAATGATGGCGAGGTGATCATCGTTGATGAACATACTGGTCGTTTGATGCAGGGTCGCCGCTACAACGAAGGTTTGCACCAGGCAATTGAGGCAAAAGAAGGCGTTCCTGTGCTGGAAGAGAGCATGACCTTGGCGACAATTTCATTCCAGAATTACTTCCGTTTGTACAATAAATTGAGTGGTATGACCGGTACGGCATTTACCGAAGCTGAGGAGTTCCAGCAAATTTATTCACTTGACGTTATCCAAATTCCACCGAACAAACCAGTTATTCGCGAGGATAAGGAAGATCTGATTTTTAAGACTGAAAAGGCCAAACTGAAAGCTGTCGCTGAGGCGATTAAGGATTACCACAAGCAAGGTCGTCCTGTTCTGGTTGGCTCTGGTTCTATTGAAAAGAACGAGCAAATTGCCAAATATTTGGAAAAAGAAGGTATTAAATTTGAGATTCTGAACGCTAAGAACAATGAGCGTGAGGCTGCGATTGTGGCGAAAGCTGGCGAAAAAGGCGCGATTACTTTGGCCACGAATATCGCTGGTCGTGGTACCGACATTAAGCTTGGCAAGGGTGTCAAGGAACTTGGCGGATTGGTTGTTATCGGTTCAGAGCGACACGAATCACGCCGAATTGACAATCAGCTGCGTGGTCGTGGCGGACGTCAGGGTGATCCAGGTGAGACTCAGTTTTACGTTTCGACCGAAGATGATTTGATGCGAATTTTCCAGGGCGAGCGAATTGCATCATTGATGGACAGATTGGGTGTTGATGATGATACGCCAATCAGAACTCGGGCTGTGTCGAAAACATTGGAAGCGGCGCAGAAGCGAGTTGAAGGCTACAATTTTGATACGCGCAAAAATGTTGTTCAATACGACAATGTGATTAACCGTCATCGTCGCGTCGTTTATGTTATGCGACGTAGGATTTTGGAAGGCGACAATATTAAGCCAGAAATTGAGCGTTTGCTGAAGGCTAAAGTTCACGAATTGACAACTCTTCCATCAAAGAATAATCCAAAGTTTGTCGAGGATTTCTCGGTTATTTTCCCGGTTGATAAGGAAAAAATTGAAAAGGTTGGTAAGGAAAAGAAAGATCGTTTGCGCTATGAAAAGGCGCTGGAGCTGGCCGAAGAAGCTTACGCGGAGAAAGAAGCTGAGATTGGCGCCGATGATTTGCGTGGAGTTGAGCGCGAAGTTTACATGGCGGTGTTGGATACATTGTGGATGCAACATTTGGAAAATATGCAACATTTGCGCGAGGGAATTCACTGGCGAAGTGTTGGACAACGTGATCCTTTGGTGGAATACCGATCAGAATCTCAGAAGTTGTTTGAAAGTTTGCAAGCTAATCTCCGCGATGAAGTTTTGGCAACGATATTTAATATCCATAAAGCCGATGCTACAGTCCGTCAATCTCAAGACGATGAATATGACACTGAGCTAACTAGGTTGGCAGAAAATGCCGTTGAGCGTGGCGTAAATGAAATTGGTTCGGGCGAGGAAAATCGTGACGATGACTTCTCTGTGAAAAAGGGTAAGACTAGCGCGGAATCAAATCGTGCGAAGAATCAAGCTCGAAAGAAGAAAAAGGCTCAGCGACAGAACCGTAAGAAAAATCGTAAATAA